A stretch of DNA from Gymnodinialimonas sp. 57CJ19:
TGAAATCCCCCACCCAAGCCATTGGAAGATAGGCCAGAACCTCGTCTTCCATCCGCAGGTTATCGAACTCGCACGACGCCTTGGAGGTCTCGATAATGTTGCGATTCGACAGCACAACGCCCTTCGGCTTGCCCGTGGTGCCCGAGGTATAAAGCATCACACAGGTGCTGTCGTAGGTCAGCTCGGCCTCACGGGCCTGCAATTCAGGCAGCAAACGCTGACGCGCGGCGCGGCCTTCGGCCTGCACGTCGTCCAGCGCATTCATCATGGTGTGGTCGTATTTGCGCATCCCGCGCCGGTCCAGGTAGATGATCTGCTCGATCCCTTGCAGGGATTCCTGCGCCTCAATCACCTTATCGACTTGTTCCTGATCGCCGCCGATGACGAAGCGGGCACCGCAGTGCTCCAGCACGTATGTCATTTCTTCCGCGACGGCGTCTTGGTACAATGGCACCGGCACGCCGCCAGCCATTTCAACGGCCACGATGGACCAATATAAAGCGGGACGGTTGCGGCCGATGACGGCGACATAGTCGCCCCGGTTCAGACCAAGGCCGATCAGACCGAGGGACAATGCCTCGATCTCTTCCAGCGTCTCGCTCCAGGTCCAGCTTTGCCAGATTCCGTATTCCTTTTCGCGGTACGCCGCGCGGCCCGCGAATTCAGCCGCATTGCGGCGCAGAAGCGCAGGCACGGATTGCAGCGCGCCTGTCGACGGTTTTGTATCAGCCAAACTATCCTCCCTTCGCCGACCCTCCCGGCCGACATGTGTTCTGTACGCTCTCTGGTTCGGAGCGTTACGCGAACAGCACCACCGTGGCACAAAAGAGTTGTCGGTCAAGAGTTACGTGACTTTGTCGCAATTCTATCAAATTGTAACAGCGCCTCGGGCGGCCTTGGCGGCAGCGCCTTGGACCGTTAGCCATAAGGCCATGGCACGTGACCGAAAAACGGAATCTTTTACCCGCGCAGGACTGAACCTGATCCAACAGGCTTTGTCGATTTACGACGCGGATCTGCGGCTGGCCGTGTGCAATCGTCCGTTTCAGGAGATGTTCGGCCTGCCGCCCCACCTTGTCACCCCCGGCGCTCGTTTTGATGAAACGCTCACCTATCTGGTGCGCCAAGGCGAATACGGTGAGGTCGATGATGTAGAGGCTTTCGTGCAGGTCCGCGTCGATCAGGCATTGGCGTTTCTGCCGCATTATGTTGAACGAATCCGCGCCAATGGGCGGGCGATCAGCGTCGAAGGTTCCCCCTTGCCCGACGGTGGCTGGGTCACGGTGTACACGGATATCACAGCGACCAAACGGCAGGAAATGCTGCTTCGGGCCCGGTCCGAGGAATTGTCGGATCAAGTCCTGACCCATACCGAGGAACTGGCGTTGACCAATCGCCGCCTGGCCGCCACCATCAGCCAGCTGCAAGAGGCCAAAGCCGCCCTGACCGAGATGGAGGCCCGCACCCGTCTGGTCACGGAAATGACCCCCGCCCATATCGGCCACCTCGATGGAAACGGGAAATACTCCTTTACCAACAAACGCCTGTCGGTGGTTTTGCCGGGGCGGGCCAACGACATTATTGGCGAATCGTTTGAACAGGCCTTGGGGGCCGAGGTCGCAGCCCTCCTGCGCCCCGCGCTTGCCCGTGCCAGTGGGGGCGATCCGTCGGTGCAGGAGTTCACGGACCCGGAGTCGGGCCGCCGTATCCGCACGGCCTTCACCCCCGATGAACATGCCGATGGCGGCGTCTACCTGCTGTCCACCGATGTGACCGAAGAAACCCAGGCCCGCACCGCGCTGGAACAGACCCATAAACGCGAATTGGCGGTGCAATTGACCAGCGGTCTTGCCCACGACTTTGCCAATCTACTGACGATTATCCTTGGTCTTCAGGCAAGGCTGGAAAAACTGCCCCTGCCCCACGGCGCCCATGAGCTGACCGGTGCGACGCGCATGGCGGTGCGGCGCGGCGGGTCGTTGCTCGACAAGATCGCCAATATGACCGGCGCGCGGAACATGCGGGCCGCCCCCGTTGTGGTGCAGGATTTTCTGGACAGTTTTACCCCTCTGGCCGAAGCGACGCTGCCCGATGGCGTGTCGATCTCGGTCACCAATGATCTGCCCCACCCGGCGCTGATGCTGGATGCCGGCACCTTGCAGGATGGCTTGCTTAATCTTGTGTTGAACGCCCGTGACGCGATTGGCATCGCGCCGGGGCATATCGCGCTGAAGGCTCGCAGCGTGCTGGATACCTGGCTGGAAATCACCGTCAGCGACACCGGGCGCGGTTTTTCGAAAGACGCATTGGAACAGGCGCTGAATCCGTTTTTCACCACCAAGGGGGATGAGGGGTCGGGTCTTGGCCTGACCATGGTCTATGATCTGGTGAAGCTGGCGGGGGGCACCTTGCGGCTTTCGAACACCCGCGATGGGGCCTGCGTGACCCTGCGCCTGCCCCTGCGCCCCGCCGAGGCCGAGGCGCGTCCGCGTCTGATCCTTCTGGTGGATGACATCCCCGACATCCGTACCCACGTCCGCGATCTGTTGACGGATTTGGGCCATCAAGTGATCGAGGCCGCGTCGTCGGAAGAGGCTGATTCCCTGGCCGATCTGCCGGGCCTTGATTGGGTGTTGTCTGATATCAATCTTGGAGGCACCGACGGGGTCGCCTTGTTGCGGTCCATCTCGATGCGCCAACCGGCGCTGAAACTGGCTTTGATGACCTCGCTCCCGCCCGATGATCCGCGCTATAGTGCCGGGGCAGATTACTGGCCCGTACTGCGTAAACCGCTCGATTCCGCGGCATTGATGCACCTGTTGGCCTTGGAGGCCCCGCAATGACCGAGCCCCTCGTTTCCATCCTTGATGATGAGCCGCAGATCCGCGCGATGCTGTCGGAAGCCCTGCAAGACGCAGGCTTTCGCACCGCCACCTTTGGCCGCGCCACCGAATTTGAGGCCGCTCTGCGCCACACGACCCCCGACGTCTGCCTTGTGGATCTGGGTCTTCCGGACCGCGATGGCCTTGCCGTGGTCCACCGTCTGGCGCTTGAATCCGGGGCGGCGATTATCATCATCTCGGGCCGTGCGCAGGTGCAGGATCGGGTGACGGGGTTGGAGTTGGGGGCCGATGATTACATCATCAAACCGTTTGATCCCGCCGAGGTGATCGCCCGCGTCCGCGCCCGCCTGCGCAGCCCCAA
This window harbors:
- a CDS encoding PAS-domain containing protein; translation: MARDRKTESFTRAGLNLIQQALSIYDADLRLAVCNRPFQEMFGLPPHLVTPGARFDETLTYLVRQGEYGEVDDVEAFVQVRVDQALAFLPHYVERIRANGRAISVEGSPLPDGGWVTVYTDITATKRQEMLLRARSEELSDQVLTHTEELALTNRRLAATISQLQEAKAALTEMEARTRLVTEMTPAHIGHLDGNGKYSFTNKRLSVVLPGRANDIIGESFEQALGAEVAALLRPALARASGGDPSVQEFTDPESGRRIRTAFTPDEHADGGVYLLSTDVTEETQARTALEQTHKRELAVQLTSGLAHDFANLLTIILGLQARLEKLPLPHGAHELTGATRMAVRRGGSLLDKIANMTGARNMRAAPVVVQDFLDSFTPLAEATLPDGVSISVTNDLPHPALMLDAGTLQDGLLNLVLNARDAIGIAPGHIALKARSVLDTWLEITVSDTGRGFSKDALEQALNPFFTTKGDEGSGLGLTMVYDLVKLAGGTLRLSNTRDGACVTLRLPLRPAEAEARPRLILLVDDIPDIRTHVRDLLTDLGHQVIEAASSEEADSLADLPGLDWVLSDINLGGTDGVALLRSISMRQPALKLALMTSLPPDDPRYSAGADYWPVLRKPLDSAALMHLLALEAPQ
- a CDS encoding response regulator transcription factor, yielding MTEPLVSILDDEPQIRAMLSEALQDAGFRTATFGRATEFEAALRHTTPDVCLVDLGLPDRDGLAVVHRLALESGAAIIIISGRAQVQDRVTGLELGADDYIIKPFDPAEVIARVRARLRSPKAPDRAQNTARFNGWTAQFESYVLTDESGAETTFSHAEGEVLRLFLNAPKRLISRQQMQESLGGAAGDSFDRAMDVRISRLRTKLGEDPKNPRLIKTIYGAGYIFLGDVSWS